Part of the Tenebrio molitor chromosome 4, icTenMoli1.1, whole genome shotgun sequence genome, cggatttCTTGAATCTGATCTGTTATTtttagattaaattaaatcgtttaatagaatttttttatcgtataaaattattttggcaattttgactgttcctttgacggaaacttagattatttttacatacttaataaatcatttagtttcttacgaatattaaaataataaatctggcaatccggtggcaagaaaatgtcgaacagacactgacagaaaaaaaaattgcatccgttgcatcattgagtcagttagtccaacatgaaaagaaaaaatcatagccaactcggtcccaaaaagatcgtgaatgcatAATAAGCAAATCCATCAATTTATTTGTATAATCAATtcacttttgtaatgacgaactagagttactaaatttagtaacttttgtcttgtgaacacatctttttaccgcgaatttgggcttttaaaaagttagtttatgggtcacgtcatttgttCTGTCAAAACTGGTCCAATTCAAAGTATAGTGAAACTAAatgtgtttaattattttgaagaaaaaagcaaagttgcactacacaaatacgaaaaggcagttgaacgtaacaatgaaataattttgcattttgctacTCATCCTCGTCATCGTCGCTGTTTTCCAAGTCCGAATCCGAATCTtcaaccaaattaacaatattTGTGGATATGTCGTGGATGCTAAAGTTTCCCATAAGCCTTGTCCTGgccttcatttaaaattctatACATACTTCTGGGACTGAAGCCTGTGCAGCACTTAggaagagttttattttagattaggatttaccgaaaaaacattcGCCACTGCTTCTACAACTTTGTACTTTACGTATTTACGTTTCCATTGTCTCCATGAGTAATTTCTCtcttaattttgttgaaagcctttaaaatgtgctgcttcgtctgcttgcttattgatgctttactccgttttggaaattcatcCATTTTGGCAGTGACAATAATTGCCAATCATTGCCAACTGTCgaattttcatatattttgtaaaaaaatttaacaaaaaaaaagttccagttagttcgtcattacaaaaatgaatgcattataGTTATGAAACTTATCGTTATCGGTACTTTTAGATTTCATCGAATTCCTATAAATACAATAAGAAACTGTAATCTTTGCGCACGTCAacacagtttttatttttgttatctgTTTTTGTTATCCGAGACAATTCTGTTCGTTAGTTTGGTACATTTCGGTTGTGTTTTACTAATTTACCCAACAAAGTTTGAGATATATTGTTTTGTGATTCATCCGTGTTTAGCACAACAATGAATGAAGAAAAATCGgtaggaaaatattttttctataattgcttcaaaaaattgatattcacGCATAGATATAGGTGTCCCAAAATGGgcgtactattggggacacggaaaactgggcagatgtgtcattcagttgtcaaaatttctaaaccataccttagctactcataaccaagcctaagttaatttgacagtttttttgaaaatatcaattataatgacagtaaaggtgcatttacattgacactttttgaaatgacaatagcagactgcccaggatcCTCATtgtactaactacttactacctcatcgaggatgtttaaatgtacagtcgcggccgttgaaatctcagacaggaaagatttaaacactctgtataaattcccaaatttgattagcgtaaacaggattttcatcaaggattataaagtcagtgtcagtttttgacattttaaggccagaatcgcgcgtaacttttgaaatgctgcaattatctgatttgcaaaaatgtgttagactgagggacggtgtgatTGTAAAAGCTATTGCGAGAGAatttaatgtggataatgtttgagtgacattttgagaaaagacattttcaataccatttacaaagccaaaagtttGGCCTAGTGAAAGTGTctatactcgtacatcattaccttgcaatgttactgtagtggatttaaaataattttttcgatatcCAAAGCtttattatgcaggattagatattggtagtgagtgatcttgtactttgtgataatatataCGATTagacgattagaggtagctggcatgacaatttaatacatatatttcgaaataattgacctgttaagtgccactttcaaaaacctccaaatcagcaaataagtccaatagaattgtttttacatttttctgacgtttacggtaatctcttctacaccgtagtgcaccgttagtacgccatttttgggacaccctatAACTGTGCGTGAAGAGGGTAATTTTTATGCACATTTTATTACACTGTTAATAAGATTGAAACTATTCGCGATTTCGACTACTGCGAGGGCGCTGCTGTTCTGACAATCAGCTGATCGAAAATCCTCCTTTTGAGATTTTCCATTTGTTTAcgtgttaatttttgtgtccaaaactcttttatttgttaattgtgTGCAGTGTGTTTTTCAGTAAGGTAAGTGTATTCCttaaagtaacattttttaatgtaggCATCAAAGATTATGATGTAATTTCGTAAAACAGGCGTAAAATAAATAGAGGCGTAAAGATAGGTTATGGtgcattaaatatttcgttttcaaAACATTGAAAGTCTTTTAAAAAGTGGAAACATACTATATGCTGATATTTCAGTTACAGGAAGGCTTTTCTTTGGTtagctacaatttttaaatacttggAGGCTTCTGCTGACAGTCGATGTGTGGTACAGTGTGATGGGATACAGTACAGGTGATTTTAGacttttttcgttaaattttaattaaattttacttacagcaacaagttttcaataaaaatacatcaataaactaaatgtctttttatttaatacaattaCCTTCTCACTTATTATGTCAAATGCACTACAGTCTACTTTGCCTGTAATTTTTGATGCAAACTTTCTCTGTGTCGTGTGTCCTTTTGGATAACTTTTGAGAAGGAACAGCAAATTCCTTCAATCGCAATTTTTGGGAAATGCTGCGTGGagttgaaaaaagtagaatAAACTACAAACTTTTAACCTCAAATTCGTGGAACTTACGATTTATACAATCTTcacgtaaaaaatgttttccacaTACTCGCAGGTTTTCTCAATAACAAAACCTTTTCCCAAGCTTTTCTTCTGTCTATACTTTCCTTGCagccaaaaatgttatgatTTGCACTTTACAACTATTTTAGCGTGGAAAGTAATGAAACCTGGTCTCTCTGTCTTTCGCTCTGTGTGTGTGACAACCATGGACACAACACTTGGTTTTATCTACTTTCTTTTTGCCCATTGTAACATCACTTTTTATCACTAACCCCCGTACCTGTGGCCCGTACACCGTTCGTTATGCTACTTTTGCCATTTGCTACGTATGAAAGGATAATTTTCGATGATTTGACATTCCACCGCTAGAGGTCATGTTGCTTATCCGAAATCGCGAATAGAAACCATACATAACAGTGCGTGGAATGCGATTTCACACACTTaagtttttctgttttttcacTTCACACACTTaagtttttctgttttttcacttcacacactgttttcttttattagttacctagcaacatccGTTGATACTAAAAATTTCctagaaaattttgaattttaaaatttagttttgaaagcaattatacctacagggttattcacgagaggggtacttctgaatttttattttgccgcaaccaacaataccaatttAGTAACCACTAAattaaatgtgttatttcttttaaattagaaatcaaagtaagttgggtagatttgtcagaaatgtcagattggcagataacctgtatttaatcaaaattcaacaaataaattaacaaattaagttaatgtaaaaggtgttcgaagtgtctaccatcggcttgTAAACATCCGCAGAggcgacagaattctttccacacactccataaatgaggagcatgtcagttttttcatcattattgtaaaaacaaaattttcgaattgacaaagatttaacgtcaaagagccatcgtggattcggttataattattttcaaaatttgaaatcaagatattgttgcaatgtgtataatgggttgcggcaaaaagaaattcagaaatacccctctcgtgaataaccctgtatgtagaaaaaaaatattgtttacatttcgtgcattcaaaggctttactgcctcgacctgcgTCTCggggtaaaatatttttttattttttgttaaattttgaaaattggttgGTTATAGCTGTATTttcaaaacttttattttaattttgcagttcgttttgtttatttttagtttgttgaaTATGTTCTTATGTTTTAGAAGCGATTATACAATGCTCTGGTCAACAATGATAAGATTTTCCTTACGCAAATGTTCAAAGAAGGTTTTGACATGAGTGAAACTGTGTTTTATGTACCAGAGTGGTCCGTTAGATGTACACCACTCGAATTCGCAGtgtgcaaaaataattttcaaatggtCCAATTTTTGGTAGAAAGAGGTGTAAATCCCAATGTAGGAATGGTAAACGGAGATACTCCTTTGATCATcagtattaaaaatatgtcttATATAATGAGCGAGAAATTAATAGTTTTGGGTGCAAATACCTGCAAACCGGATAAAAATGGCAACACACCTTTATATTGGGCAgtggacaaaaaaaacaagCCCTTAATAAATCTCCTTTTGCTTCACGGTGCTGAATTGACAATTCATACAGCTTTATCACATGCCATTGATAGAAACTACTTAGATTTCGTACAGTTATTGGTAGAAAGGGGAGCTCCCGTTAATGTGGTGTCTCCAAAAATTCCCTTAACTAGAGCTATTACGAAAGGACACTCAGATATTGCAAAATTTCTAATAGAAAGCGGTGCCGATGTAAATTTAGCTGATAAATATGGTAACCTTCCTACAGAAGTGTGTGttgaaaaacttaattttgaaatgatgCAGGAACACCCTTAAATATAGCTATTTGGATAGAAAATTGGGATATTGTAAAATTTCTAATAGAAAGCGGTGTCGATGTAAATTTTGCTGATAAAAATGGTAATTTTCCTATAGAAGTGTGTGTCTTAAAACTTAATTCTGAAATGATGCAGGAACTCGTGCAAGAACACCCTTAAATATAGCTATTTGGAAAGAAAATTGGGATATTGCAAAAATTCTAATAGAAAGTGGTGCCGATGTAAATTTTGAGGATGTATTTGGTAATCTTCCAGTAGAAGTGTGTGTCGAAAAACTTAATTCTGAAATGATGCAGGAACACCCTTAACTATAGCTATTCCGAAAGAAAATTTGGATATTGTAAAACTTCTAATAGAAAGCGGTGCCGATGTAAATTTGGCTGATGTGGATGGTAATCTTCCTGTAGAAGTGTGTGTCGAAAAACTTAATTCTGAAATGATGCAGGAACACCCTTAAATGCAGCTATTCGGAGAGAAAATTGGGATATTGTAAAATTTCTAATAGAAAGTGGTGCCGATGTAAATTTGAAGGATTTAATTGGTAATCTTCCAGTAGAAGTGTGTGTCGAAAAACTTAATTCTGAAATGATGCAGGAACACCCTTAAATATAGCTATTTGGAAAGAAAATTTGGATattgtaaaaattcaaatagaaagTGGTGCCGATGTAAATTTGGAGGATGTAAAAGGTAATCTGCCAGTAGAAGTGTGTGTCGAAAAACTTAATTCTGAAATGATGCAGGAACACCCTTAAATATAGCTATTTGGAAAGAAAATTTGGATATTGTAAAACTTCTAATAGAAAGCGGTGCCGACGTAAATTTGGCTAATGTGGATGGTAATCTTCCTGTAGAAGTGTGTGTCGAAAAACTTAATTCTGAAATGATGCAGGAACACCCTTAAATATAGCTAGTTGGAAAGAAAATTTGGATATTGTAAAACTTCTAATAGAAAGCGGTGCCGACGTAAATTTGGCTAATGTGCATGGTAATCTTCCTGTAGAAGTGTGTCGAAAAACTTAATTCTGAAATGATGCAGGAACACCCTTAAATATAGCTATTCGGAGAGAAAATTGGGATATTGTAAAATTTCTAATAGAAAGCGGTGCCGACGTAAATTTGGCTGATGTGGATGGTAATCTTCCTGTAAAAATGTGCCTGGAAAGACATAACTTTGAAATCCTCAATCACATGATTAAAAAAGGCCTCAAAGTAGACGAAACCCTTGCAAATACTTCACTTGTATGGTCGTTAGAAAGGGAAGAGGTAAATCTGGCTAAATATTTTATAGAGCAAGGCGCAGATGTCAAtcagaaatataaaaatggtCAAACGCTCTTGTCTCTCGCATTGAAAAATTCCGATTTGCGATCTTTCCGATTGTTAATTGAATCTGGAGTTGATCCGCGATTGGCTGAAGATgagattaatgaaaaaatgacTAAAGACAACGACTTTgccatttatatgaaatcactGGATTTAgaatccaagacgaaaaagcTCACGATTCGAGGTAACTGATCTGATATTTAAAATGGGTCAATATTAAGAAATATCTTTTACAGAAAATGATGCTTCTCAGGCGGAAAATGCCTCATTACTcaaaagtaattaattatttattttaattgcattaatacagggtgttttcgaagttgaggatttccttttaacatgtgatagtatgcgttatTCTAatgagttttagccaaaattaccttagtaaaatgtgtacggcaatgaagatacaataagttaatttttctgaaatttttgaaaccggttcGACTCAagtttgcgctgatttgttagaaattagaattgacaaaaaaaaaatcaaatgagcatggacgttaatcaaaaatactgtcagagttgtcatataattagtcgaaatggctttattattacgaaaataatgagctcacagatatgttgctaatgtatgcgcaatgttatcagttatcactgTTATCAGAATATAGCCGTGgtgtccagagagtacgcaaagcgatttccggaaGAACACCATCCCttgccacgtcagttattaatctagtaagtacagcggagaaatagacagaaccggactcaaaattttagaaaacaataaaaatatacaatcaattatcgccgttaatacaaacattttactaagaagatttaggctaaaattcttaagaataatgtatatgTAGTACCTCCTGTTacaaggaacacctcaacttcgaaaacaccctgtataatcgaTAATATTTCAGGTGCGACTGGACATGAAGAAGCTCCACTTCGAGGTCAATCCTAATGTTTCATGTTTGCTATACCTACCGCTTATATTGCTTATACTGtctactatacagggtgattttgaaataagtttggaaaaaaaccggTAATTAGTGATGATGAGAATtagtcatagacaaaaaattgttcctataaatgttttttcgttttcgagatataaatgattcaaaatttggtcaaaattgctagtacgctgctgagttaaaggtgattacctgattatcttggtagtttagcaacaataataatcaaaggtgcccgcgtcagtcacaaacgtaaccttaTTCCTCTCGAttatttccatagaaacatttgcaaagcagtgtgcttgcacctacgactttattgtggagttgatgtaacaatggttgctattGAAGTGAACAAATGCGGAAACaatttccctattcataggcgttgaaaatacaaggatatagggtaatttccatccttttaatttcacctccaaaagtcatttacgcagaattattttgtgtcaaggatactccacaattttgtttccaaacttatttcagaatcaccctgtatatgtagaGTACCTAGTGGAAAACAATAGCTTATGGAAAATGTTAAACATGTGCGgacgaacaaaataaacacgatACCTGGAagaatatatatatttttatagtgtttagaacaaaatttttgagaattgaCAGTGTAAATTATGTACTCCTATTGAAATATCCTGtttgtgtaaaatatttttagacatgatagaaattattttcttacaCCATGTTCTTTTTTATAACAACTTTAATTAAcaatctttttgtttattcaaATGCATATAAAAAAAGGTCATCAGACTTATAAGGATCTCTTTTCACCTGTCAGCTGGTATGTCAACGATTCATAACTCCATTAATGGGTGGCTTTATTTTGTGCACTGCGCCGGACAATCCAAATTGAGAGCGGTGGACACTGGTGGAATCTCCCTGACAGCGAAGGCTCCAAGGAacgaaaatgaaatgaaaattctttaaaagtatatattttataaaagttCGTCTTGGCGAGAACGCGTTTCCCCAGTCGTTCAATGCAAGaaaataatgaatttacaGCAAAGTAAATGTAAGCTTTTGAAGATAGTTTTGTTCTAATTGAATTCTCAAAGGAAATAGTCTACCTTTACTTTAGTGCACGAAAAGAACTAGTTAATACTGGTTGGTTGAATATAATTAAATCTTGATTGTAAATAAAGTAGAAGGATTAGAGTAATAATTAACtttgtaattttacaaaacgtgGACCAGGCTGAATGTACATTTATTGTTGGATTACAAATTCCGTTGAGCTGCTATTTCTAAGAATTATTGgcaatgacagtgacatcaGGTAGGTACTGGTAAATCTGATTTACGCAAGCAAAATCTACGTGTATGACCGTATGCTTTTTCAGTGAACAGAAGTGTAAATCCAAAAAATATGGTTCATTggtaaaaaaatcattgtatgataatagctatttatgtaacaagacagtaaagtgacactttattGAACGAGTTGCAAATTGCGAGACGAGGGGTAGCCGGGTCGAGCAAGCAAACGAGTTCAATAGAAACTTTACTGCCGTGTTGCATGCAAGATTTTATCGACTACCACTACACTGCTACTTACGAAAGTCAGTCTATTTGTTTACTTGAGAAGCTCTAGATTTATATTTTAGAAAGTAAATAGCTATTACAACTAGATAATGATAATTAAATGGAACCGATTAATTATTGATTAcacttcaaaatatttgtaagtAAACGCTGTGccaaaatcaaaaactatTGTGGTGCAAACGTGGTGcaaataacacacatttttcataacatttcctattacttatcacaatgacagataagtcatttataccacaatggtttttttattttggcacAGCGCATAAGTAGGCATAGTCGGTAAAGTActttttgaactcactaacttcaaaatgacatttcgcaaacGCAACAGTTAACCGCGAACATAGATAGTAATAAAATCTGCTTTACAAAAcgccatttctccaatttggaagttgaaaatttcgaaagaatgaaaatacatcgctattaattcgatgACACTTGGGCAAGCGTCATCTATTCACTAAATCGGAAActattggaaataattttaaaatgctgtttgtttcaaaaaatattgtacaaacctcgatgcgcgaagatgtattcggcacattcgcgcaaatgaagcactcgctccttcgtcgcttgtgcctcaaataatgcgctcatgtgcgaaaaatgtcttctcgcactcggttcgtaaataactatgacCTGCCTAGACAGATCAAGTGACACTTTCTCTCCTTGAGTCAGTAggtatatgtcaaaattgtattttcgCTGTGGTAGTCGATACATTAATATATATCAGGTGTTCAAGTTCATCGAGTTggctttgactttattttttaaaagacaacaacatcgtaaattaagttggttagacaaagatagcgacaaagatcaaagccaacttgatgaacttttcaattgaaaacatgttagttcattttttctttaaaacaattgttaaagtgttgtcatgttggtgAGCCACTAGTCATTTGATGGTTATTAGGTTgacaacgtaaaatgtcaattgtatGTCAGccattttgttgtatttttcagtgtcattatcgtctttattttttgtcttttggtgtaaaatttgcttacacctgacttttgaaaattattgacataacctcaaacctgatctagggagattttacgatacAGATATTCTGaaacgaaaggttttagggtgAGATAAAATTGGGTGAGGACAGCCTGGTCTttgagggaattttgacattgacaattgtttaaaaaaatggacttaAATACCCCTAATACCAGAACTACAAAAACTGTGATTAAACAGTAACTGGTAAACCAATCCATCAATTTATCTCCAGTTAtgaaactttatttattacttctAGATTTCACCGAATTCTTACAATTAGAAACTGTAATCTTTGCTCAGGTGATGGTGAACACATTATCTTGcgcagttttaatttttattatctgtttatttttattatctgtttGCGTCATCCGAGACAATTCTGTTGTTTAGTTTGGTATATTTCGGTTGTGTCTTACTAATTTACCCAACAAATTTCGAGATATATTGTTTTGTGTATAGTAACAATGAATGAAAAAGAATCggtaagaaaataattttctgcatACTATTGACaaaataccgtgcgatcatttaaattataaattagagtaggcgggattttttttatacgattGCCCAGAATGCCAATTGACtgattaaataaatgtgaGGTTATGGTTAACTTTATAGCGTTTATGGTTCCCAtattcaatcgttttaatttaaaggaaatgaaagcaataaagaataatgtagttttatttcgaattacaGAAAGTGTTCAAAGTGTTCTCCCCCAGCTTCAATGCAACTGTTAAACCTCCGttgcatattttcaaatgCATTTTCCAACATCTGAACGGTTATAGCGTTGCATGCCTTAAATAGTGCCTAGAAATAAtctaaattagaaatttagaTGATTCAAAAACCACTGACTGTATCTCATTGGCGTAGGAAAATCTCGTGGGAGTAGCTCTTAAACGACGGTAATTTTATAGGAATGAAGATTTAAAtcttgttttaatattttgtgacGAGTTCCATTTCAGAGGTCCATCTCTTGGGCTAACCTGCggtgaggtttttttttaggaGAGTGCTTCATTCTTACTGAAACATCTGCCACAATCTCAGGAATTCTTTTTTTGGGCGCTCCGCTACCGGCTTTTTGACCAACAGTCCCAACATTACGAAATTTCGTcacacatttataaatttgttggACCAATTTTTGGTAATCTACAGGAAAATTAGGGAATGTGTTTTGAAAACCATTAACGCAGTGCTCTACAGAATACTTCCATTCGCCATTCTCTTCTTGTTCAgcgtttataaaataattctcagtaagaaaaatgttctgttcgaaataaaaaattttgaaacgtcactttgacaattcaaattttaaatcaatttcacAACAGTTAATAATGCCAaccttatttaaaattcacaGCCCGctctaatttataatttaaatgatcgcacggtaaaaagtgggacatcaaatttctgtcagttttgaaagatgtagttcaagctttattgtcattttgcctttgattattgtctcatattaattttcttttttatccgAGGTGCAGTTTGGAGCCCGAGGGTTCTACAGAGCACCGAGGGTAACAATCATGCACTCCCGAAGTGCTTGTACTGTTTTCTTCACgattcaacaattttaattgaaaaaagttgaaagtttcaaaataatttttaactgtcaataAGACACTTAAATTTAGCTTGAcagttacaaattttcggctttttttcaattaaaattgttgagtcttgcaaaaaatagtatatggacCTCGGGAGTGAATGACTTTTACCCTCAGTGTTTTGTAGAACCCTCGGGCTATAAACTGCACCTCGggtgcataatatactattatactcctattttccttttccaaatgccctcttcttttgataaaggtacattttgattggaactttgccttaaataaatattcattacGTGCTTACACACACTCATttcctacaacctacaatacttgatgacaacgtcaatcaattcaaagtacgTCAGTAGGGTTAGAAACAGATAAGGgtcatttcacattaaaagtcaagacagtGATGTTGATatcccactttttttgttcCCAATaatacagtcgatggacaaataaaactgggacaaaaatgacaatcacgtaagtcaaaatttacaaatttgcatcgtttaattacggctttatcacaaataggttaactttggtatgacatattatatagacactgacaaatatattgacaattcaatggtctgatttacatagattaaattttaagtgtcttagttttatttgtccatcgaccgtaCATACTCGTATCTATTACTATATCCTATTCACGCtggattgaacatcagtggtgcaaatcgcacacatttggcattaattttcatatgagttgttATAGTAATAGGtcaggtcatttgcaccactgatgttcattccaacgtgaaca contains:
- the LOC138127803 gene encoding putative ankyrin repeat protein RF_0381 isoform X1; its protein translation is MNEEKSKRLYNALVNNDKIFLTQMFKEGFDMSETVFYVPEWSVRCTPLEFAVCKNNFQMVQFLVERGVNPNVGMVNGDTPLIISIKNMSYIMSEKLIVLGANTCKPDKNGNTPLYWAVDKKNKPLINLLLLHGAELTIHTALSHAIDRNYLDFVQLLVERGAPVNVVSPKIPLTRAITKGHSDIAKFLIESGADVNLADKYGTPLNIAIWIENWDIVKFLIESGVDVNFADKNGTRARTPLNIAIWKENWDIAKILIESGADVNFEDVFGTPLTIAIPKENLDIVKLLIESGADVNLADVDGTPLNAAIRRENWDIVKFLIESGADVNLKDLIGTPLNIAIWKENLDIVKIQIESGADVNLEDVKGTPLNIAIWKENLDIVKLLIESGADVNLANVDGTPLNIASWKENLDIVKLLIESGADVNLANVHGTPLNIAIRRENWDIVKFLIESGADVNLADVDGNLPVKMCLERHNFEILNHMIKKGLKVDETLANTSLVWSLEREEVNLAKYFIEQGADVNQKYKNGQTLLSLALKNSDLRSFRLLIESGVDPRLAEDEINEKMTKDNDFAIYMKSLDLESKTKKLTIRENDASQAENASLLKSATGHEEAPLREAIIRSSTLQ
- the LOC138127803 gene encoding putative ankyrin repeat protein RF_0381 isoform X2, translated to MNEEKSKRLYNALVNNDKIFLTQMFKEGFDMSETVFYVPEWSVRCTPLEFAVCKNNFQMVQFLVERGVNPNVGMVNGDTPLIISIKNMSYIMSEKLIVLGANTCKPDKNGNTPLYWAVDKKNKPLINLLLLHGAELTIHTALSHAIDRNYLDFVQLLVERGAPVNVVSPKIPLTRAITKGHSDIAKFLIESGADVNLADKYGTPLNIAIWIENWDIVKFLIESGVDVNFADKNGTRARTPLNIAIWKENWDIAKILIESGADVNFEDVFGTPLTIAIPKENLDIVKLLIESGADVNLADVDGTPLNAAIRRENWDIVKFLIESGADVNLKDLIGTPLNIAIWKENLDIVKIQIESGADVNLEDVKGTPLNIAIWKENLDIVKLLIESGADVNLANVDGTPLNIAIRRENWDIVKFLIESGADVNLADVDGNLPVKMCLERHNFEILNHMIKKGLKVDETLANTSLVWSLEREEVNLAKYFIEQGADVNQKYKNGQTLLSLALKNSDLRSFRLLIESGVDPRLAEDEINEKMTKDNDFAIYMKSLDLESKTKKLTIRENDASQAENASLLKSATGHEEAPLREAIIRSSTLQ
- the LOC138127803 gene encoding putative ankyrin repeat protein RF_0381 isoform X3, producing MNEEKSKRLYNALVNNDKIFLTQMFKEGFDMSETVFYVPEWSVRCTPLEFAVCKNNFQMVQFLVERGVNPNVGMVNGDTPLIISIKNMSYIMSEKLIVLGANTCKPDKNGNTPLYWAVDKKNKPLINLLLLHGAELTIHTALSHAIDRNYLDFVQLLVERGAPVNVVSPKIPLTRAITKGHSDIAKFLIESGADVNLADKYGTPLNIAIWIENWDIVKFLIESGVDVNFADKNGTRARTPLNIAIWKENWDIAKILIESGADVNFEDVFGTPLNAAIRRENWDIVKFLIESGADVNLKDLIGTPLNIAIWKENLDIVKIQIESGADVNLEDVKGTPLNIAIWKENLDIVKLLIESGADVNLANVDGTPLNIASWKENLDIVKLLIESGADVNLANVHGTPLNIAIRRENWDIVKFLIESGADVNLADVDGNLPVKMCLERHNFEILNHMIKKGLKVDETLANTSLVWSLEREEVNLAKYFIEQGADVNQKYKNGQTLLSLALKNSDLRSFRLLIESGVDPRLAEDEINEKMTKDNDFAIYMKSLDLESKTKKLTIRENDASQAENASLLKSATGHEEAPLREAIIRSSTLQ